One Hemibagrus wyckioides isolate EC202008001 linkage group LG07, SWU_Hwy_1.0, whole genome shotgun sequence DNA segment encodes these proteins:
- the en2a gene encoding homeobox protein engrailed-2a isoform X1, which translates to MDENEQRVRGDARRAGESEVRAPSPGHAPPPPHPHPHPPPPPPPPPPPPHRVTNFFIDNILRPDFGRKKTEESVLRRHESSAGQPGEVGQVGQVSTESTSTPHAGKKADTVTDDEPVKVRGESKEQCLSSDSELSQPNSSTLTQNQPMLWPAWVYCTRYSDRPSAATPTAGPRTRRPKKKCSGSSSSKEDKRPRTAFTAEQLQRLKEEFQSNRYLTEQRRQSLANELGLNESQIKIWFQNKRAKIKKASGIKNTLALHLMAQGLYNHATTTKDDKSDSE; encoded by the exons ATGGATGAGAATGAGCAGAGAGTCAGAGGAGACGCTCGGCGTGCGGGAGAGTCCGAGGTGAGAGCTCCGTCCCCGGGACAcgcgcctcctcctcctcatcctcatcctcatcctcctcctccaccgccgccgccaccgcCGCCTCCTCACCGCGTCACCAACTTCTTCATCGACAACATCCTGCGCCCGGATTTCGGACGCAAAAAGACGGAGGAAAGTGTGCTGAGACGCCACGAGAGCAGCGCGGGACAGCCGGGAGAGGTCGGACAGGTGGGACAGGTGTCCACGGAGAGCACCTCCACACCGCACGCCGGGAAGAAAGCCGACACGGTGACAGACGACGAGCCGGTGAAAGTGCGCGGAGAAAGCAAGGAGCAGTGCCTGAGCTCGGACTCGGAGCTTTCTCAACCCAACTCGTCCACTTTAACCCAGAACCAGCCCATGCTGTGGCCCGCCTGGGTTTACTGCACGCGCTACTCGGACAGACCCTCGGCAG CCACGCCCACCGCAGGTCCCCGAACCCGCAGACCAAAGAAGAagtgcagcggcagcagcagcagcaaggaGGACAAGCGGCCGCGCACCGCCTTCACGGCCGAGCAGCTGCAGCGCCTGAAGGAAGAGTTCCAGTCCAACCGCTACCTGACGGAGCAGCGGCGCCAGAGCCTGGCTAACGAGCTGGGCCTTAACGAGTCGCAGATCAAAATCTGGTTCCAGAACAAGAGGGCCAAGATCAAAAAGGCTTCAGGAATCAAGAACACGCTGGCGCTGCACCTGATGGCCCAGGGCCTGTATAACCACGCTACCACCACCAAGGACGACAAATCAGACAGCGAGTGA
- the en2a gene encoding homeobox protein engrailed-2a isoform X2, which produces MDENEQRVRGDARRAGESEVRAPSPGHAPPPPHPHPHPPPPPPPPPPPPHRVTNFFIDNILRPDFGRKKTEESVLRRHESSAGQPGEVGQVGQVSTESTSTPHAGKKADTVTDDEPVKVRGESKEQCLSSDSELSQPNSSTLTQNQPMLWPAWVYCTRYSDRPSAGPRTRRPKKKCSGSSSSKEDKRPRTAFTAEQLQRLKEEFQSNRYLTEQRRQSLANELGLNESQIKIWFQNKRAKIKKASGIKNTLALHLMAQGLYNHATTTKDDKSDSE; this is translated from the exons ATGGATGAGAATGAGCAGAGAGTCAGAGGAGACGCTCGGCGTGCGGGAGAGTCCGAGGTGAGAGCTCCGTCCCCGGGACAcgcgcctcctcctcctcatcctcatcctcatcctcctcctccaccgccgccgccaccgcCGCCTCCTCACCGCGTCACCAACTTCTTCATCGACAACATCCTGCGCCCGGATTTCGGACGCAAAAAGACGGAGGAAAGTGTGCTGAGACGCCACGAGAGCAGCGCGGGACAGCCGGGAGAGGTCGGACAGGTGGGACAGGTGTCCACGGAGAGCACCTCCACACCGCACGCCGGGAAGAAAGCCGACACGGTGACAGACGACGAGCCGGTGAAAGTGCGCGGAGAAAGCAAGGAGCAGTGCCTGAGCTCGGACTCGGAGCTTTCTCAACCCAACTCGTCCACTTTAACCCAGAACCAGCCCATGCTGTGGCCCGCCTGGGTTTACTGCACGCGCTACTCGGACAGACCCTCGGCAG GTCCCCGAACCCGCAGACCAAAGAAGAagtgcagcggcagcagcagcagcaaggaGGACAAGCGGCCGCGCACCGCCTTCACGGCCGAGCAGCTGCAGCGCCTGAAGGAAGAGTTCCAGTCCAACCGCTACCTGACGGAGCAGCGGCGCCAGAGCCTGGCTAACGAGCTGGGCCTTAACGAGTCGCAGATCAAAATCTGGTTCCAGAACAAGAGGGCCAAGATCAAAAAGGCTTCAGGAATCAAGAACACGCTGGCGCTGCACCTGATGGCCCAGGGCCTGTATAACCACGCTACCACCACCAAGGACGACAAATCAGACAGCGAGTGA